From a region of the Nyctibius grandis isolate bNycGra1 chromosome 12, bNycGra1.pri, whole genome shotgun sequence genome:
- the CCNE1 gene encoding G1/S-specific cyclin-E1, whose translation MRRESDCAEEKVPAKGDGGAEGAMRARKRKADVATFLQDPDEEIAKMEMTRKKQHENQPSWNNFHKNAHMLIPTPDKDDDPVGVDYSHFIHLSVVPTRASPLPVLGWANREDVWKNMINKEETYVRDKLYMQRHPLLQPKMRTILLDWLMEVCEVYKLHRETFYLAQDFFDRFMATQQNVVKTLLQLIGISSLFIAAKLEEIYPPKLHQFAYVTDGACTEDEILSMELIIMKALNWNLNPLTVVSWLNIYMQVAYLNELYEVLLPQYPQQIFVQIAELLDLCVLDIGCLEYTYGVLAASALYHFSSSELMQKVSGYEWCEIEECVKWMVPFAMAIREVGSSKLKHFRGIAPEDLHNIQTHINSLDLLDKAQAKQAILAEQNRTSPFPTGVLTPPQSSKKQSSGLKPI comes from the exons ATGCGCCGGGAGAG TGACTGCGCGGAGGAGAAGGTTCCCGCCAAGGGGGACGGGGGTGCGGAGGGCGCCATGCGAGCCCGCAAGAGGAAAGCCGATGTGGCCACG TTCCTACAGGATCCTGATGAAGAAATTGCTAAAATGGAGATGACTagaaaaaagcaacatgaaaaCCAG CCATCCTGGAATAACTTTCACAAAAATGCCCATATGCTGATTCCTACTCCGGATAAAGATGATGATCCAGTTGGTGTTGATTACTCTCACTTCATACATCTAAGCGTTGTTCCAACTAGAGCTTCACCGTTACCAGTTCTAGG CTGGGCAAACAGAGAGGACGTATGGAAAAACATGATAAACAAAGAAGAGACATATGTGAGGGATAAACTTTACATGCAAAGGCACCCTCTCCTGCAACCTAAAATGAGAACAATCCTTCTAGACTGGCTAATGGAG GTTTGTGAAGTCTACAAGCTTCATAGAGAAACTTTTTATTTAGCACAAGATTTCTTTGATCGCTTTATGGCAACACAACAGAATGTTGTAAAAACACTATTGCAGCTTATTGGTATCTCGTCTTTATTCATAGCAGCAAAGCTTGAG GAAATTTATCCACCAAAGTTGCACCAGTTTGCCTATGTTACAGATGGAGCttgtacagaagatgaaatcCTCAGTATGGAATTGATTATTATGAAG GCTCTTAATTGGAACTTAAATCCACTGACAGTTGTGTCGTGGCTAAACATTTACATGCAAGTTGCGTATTTAAATGAGCTTTATGAGGTATTGCTGCCACAATATCCACAGCAAATATTTGTACAAATAGCAGAG CTCTTAGATCTCTGTGTTCTGGATATTGGCTGCTTGGAATATACGTACGGAGTACTTGCAGCTTCTGCTTTGTATCATTTCTCCTCATCTGAGCTTATGCAGAAAGTTTCAG GTTATGAATGGTGTGAGATAGAGGAATGTGTAAAATGGATGGTTCCGTTTGCGATGGCTATAAGGGAAGTAGGAAGCTCCAAACTCAAACACTTCAGAGGTATAGCTCCTGAAGACTTGCACAATATACAGACGCACATAAACAGCTTGGATTTGCTG GACAAAGCTCAAGCAAAACAAGCCATATTGGCTGAGCAAAATAGGACTTCACCTTTCCCCACTGGTGTCCTTACACCACCACAAAGTAGTAAGAAACAGTCTTCTGGACTGAAGCCAATATGA